The Rhizobium viscosum genomic sequence TTCATCGCCGCGCGCGAGGAAATCGGCACGCTGCTCGTCACCATGGCGGCGGAGCAGGTGACGGTTTCTCAGGTGCGCGAACTCAGCGAAGCCGGCGTCATCGTCAGTATTGGCCATTCCGACAGCACGAGCGAGGCAGCTGAAGCGCGTTTCGATGCGGGCGCACGGGGTGTCACGCATCTTTTCAACGCCATGAGCCAACTGGCGCACCGCGCGCCGGGTCTTGTTGGTGCCGCGATTGATCATCCGTCCGTCTGGTGCGGCATCATTGCCGATGGACATCACGTCGATCCGAAGGCTTTGCGAACGGCACTGCGCGCCAAGCGTGGCGAAGGCAAGCTTTTCTTTGTGACCGATGCCATGTCGCTGGTCGGCTCTAAGATGGATACGTTCACGCTGAACGGCCGTACCGTGCGGCGCGAAAGAGGCGGCTTCTGTTCCAAACTCGTGTTGTCGGATGGCACGCTGGCGGGTTCGGATGTCGATATGGCTTCGACGATCCGCTACGGCGTCACCTATCTGGAACTGACGCTTGCCGAGGCACTGAGGATGGCGACGCTGTATCCGGCGCGCTTCCTGAAGCTTGCCGATCGTGGTCAGCTCTCGCCGGGCGCGCGCGCCGATCTCGTGCACTTTACCGATGAGATCGAAGTAACGGCGACCTGGCTCAGCGGTGAACCGGTATAAGGAGGCGGCCGATGACAGACATCACTGACGCCTATTTCTCCAATCTGATCGGT encodes the following:
- the nagA gene encoding N-acetylglucosamine-6-phosphate deacetylase; this translates as MTRKIFTGARIFDGERFHDERALIVRDERVEAIVGLNNLPEGDVVTLAGGVLSAGFIDAQVNGGGGRMLNDEPSPDSMYMIADGHRPYGTTALLPTLITDTAEATAAAIEAAKIAVKTNRGVAGLHLEGPHLAPARKGAHLAELMRPVEDRDVKTFIAAREEIGTLLVTMAAEQVTVSQVRELSEAGVIVSIGHSDSTSEAAEARFDAGARGVTHLFNAMSQLAHRAPGLVGAAIDHPSVWCGIIADGHHVDPKALRTALRAKRGEGKLFFVTDAMSLVGSKMDTFTLNGRTVRRERGGFCSKLVLSDGTLAGSDVDMASTIRYGVTYLELTLAEALRMATLYPARFLKLADRGQLSPGARADLVHFTDEIEVTATWLSGEPV